The following coding sequences are from one Ornithodoros turicata isolate Travis chromosome 1, ASM3712646v1, whole genome shotgun sequence window:
- the LOC135392016 gene encoding histone-lysine N-methyltransferase SETMAR-like yields MELPLDATAKCELRAVIRFLNAKGVQPIEIHRQLVEVYGGSCMGVKNVRKWCREFAAGRTEIHDEQRSGRPSISDETVTKVEQAMREDRRVSLDDLNILVPEVSRSTIHRVLTKKLQYRKVCARWVPRMLTEDHKRQRVDSSREFLRTYAEEKDNLLDSIVTGDETWAFHFTPETKQQSRESRHPYSPKPRKFKQSQSAGKVMATVFWDRKGVLLVDFIPAGTTVNADRYCETLKKLRRAIQNRRRGMLSKGVSILHDNARPHVARQTVALLQDFGWKIITHPPYSPDLAPSDYYLFPKLKEHLAGRRFSNDEDVKDEVQRFLKDKAASWYDMGIQKLPQRLQKCIDRNGDYVEK; encoded by the coding sequence ATGGAGCTCCCGCTGGACGCTACCGCGAAGTGCGAACTTCGCGCAGTTATTCGATTTTTGAACGCAAAAGGCGTTCAACCGATCGAAATCCATCGCCAGTTGGTGGAAGTGTATGGAGGCTCATGCATGGGTGTCAAAAACGTCCGCAAGTGGTGCAGAGAATTTGCAGCCGGCCGTACTGAAATTCACGACGAACAGAGGAGCGGCAGACCGTCAATTTCCGACGAGACAGTCACGAAGGTTGAGCAAGCCATGCGTGAAGATCGGCGTGTCAGTCTGGATGATCTCAACATTTTGGTTCCTGAGGTTTCCCGAAGCACCATCCACAGGGTTCTaacaaaaaaattgcaatatcGGAAGGTGTGCGCAAGATGGGTGCCACGGATGCTGACGGAAGACCACAAACGGCAGCGAGTTGATTCTTCCCGCGAATTTCTTCGCACCTATGCAGAAGAAAAGGACAACCTCCTGGACTCGATTGTCACGGGAGACGAAACCTGGGCGTTTCACTTCACACCTGAAACCAAACAACAATCACGCGAGTCGCGGCACCCCTATTCGCCCAAGCCGCGGAAATTCAAACAATCACAATCCGCTGGTAAAGTGATGGCAACTGTGTTTTGGGACCGGAAGGGGGTATTGCTGGTCGACTTTATACCTGCAGGGACCACAGTAAACGCTGACAGGTACTGTGAGACACTGAAGAAGCTCAGACGGGCAATTCAGAACAGGAGAAGAGGGATGTTGAGCAAGGGCGTAAGCATTCTCCACGACAACGCTCGCCCACACGTCGCCCGTCAAACCGTCGCTCTCCTGCAAGACTTCGGTTGGAAAATCATCACTCACCCACCATATAGTCCGGACTTGGCACCAAGCGACTACTACCTCTTCCCTAAGTTGAAAGAACATTTGGCAGGAAGGCGATTCAGCAACGACGAAGACGTGAAAGATGAGGTTCAACGCTTCCTCAAGGACAAGGCGGCGAGCTGGTACGACATGGGCATCCAAAAACTACCACAGCGTCTTCAGAAATGCATCGACCGAAACGGCGATTATGTAGAAAAATAG